In Candidatus Accumulibacter cognatus, the genomic window CAAGATCCAAGATGCTGTTGCTGGCCGTGATCGCGGCCAGCCTTGCTGGTACAGGATACTGGTATCAGAGCATTCGTCAGAGCACCGCCAGCACAGCCACCAGGACTGCGTCGCCGGTGCCGGTGACCGTGGCCAGGGCGACGCTCGGCGATATTCCCATTCTGCTGGAGGTGGTGGGTCGCGCTGAAGCGTACGAAAGCGTGACCTTGAAGGCACGGCTGGACGGGCAGGTTCTGGCGGCGGACTACAGCGCAGGGCAACATGTCCGACAGGGCGAGGTTCTGGTCCGGCTTGACCCTGGCGACTTCGAGTCGCGGTGGCTGCTGGCGCAGGCCAATCTCGCCCGGAGCGAAGCCCAGCTCGCCAAGGCCAGGGCCGACGTGCAGCGCTATCTGGCCCTGCAGGGACGCGGCTTCGTATCCGAGGAAAAGGTCAACGAACTGCGCACCGGCGAAACTGCAGCCGCCGCGACGGTGAAGGCTGACCAGGCCGCTCTGGAACTGGCCAGGCGCCAACTCGCCTACACCAGCATCCGTGCTCCATTTGCGGGCGTGGTCGGCGCGCGCCTGGTGTTTCCCGGCTCAGCGGTCAAGATGAATGAAACGGTGCTGGCTGTGGTCAATCGCATGCGGCCGCTCTACGTGACTTTTTCGATCCCCGAGAAGCATCTGCCGCGCGTGCGAGAGGCCATGGCACGCGGCGACATGCCCGCCAGCGTGACGATTCCCGGTGACCGGGAGCCGCGTTTCGCGGCAACGGTGAGGTTTCTCGACAACACCGTCGATGCCAGCACCGGCACCATCCAGATGAAGGCCCTGCTGGAAAATCGGGATGAACAACTGACTCCCGGACAATTTCTTCAGGTCAGCCTCTCTCTCGCCACCCTGAGCAACGCCGTGGTCGTTCCCACGGAAGCCGTGCAGCAGGGGCCGGACGGCAACTTCCTGTTTGTCGTCCGGCCGGACAACACCGTGGAACCCAGGAAGATCGAAGTGTCGGCCAGCTACCATGGCCTTTCGGCGATCGGCAAGGGCGTTGCCAGCGATGACATGGTTGTCATCGACGGCCAGCTCAGACTGGCCCCCGGATCGCTGGTGCAGGTGAAACCCGTACAGCCGGCAGTGACCAGCACCACCGCCCAAACTGCCGCCACGCCAGTGCCGGCCACGCAGCCGGGCGGCAGCGCCAAATGAATCTGCCTGAACTCTGCATTCGCCGCCCGGTCATGACCACGCTGCTGATGGCGGCGTTCCTCATTTTCGGCTTGATCGGCTATCGTGCCCTGCCGGTTGCCGAATTGCCGACAGTCGATTTCCCGACCATTGCCGTGACCGCCAATCTTCCCGGCGCCTCCCCGGAAACCATGGCAGCGGCAGTCGCCACGCCCCTGGAAGGGCAATTCTCGACCATCGCCGGGCTCGATTCGATGACTTCGACGAGTGCCCAGGGATCGACCTCGATCACCCTGCAGTTCTCGCTTGAACGCAATATCGATGCCGCCGCGCAGGATGTGCAATCGGCGATCTCCGCCGCCTTGCGCAAGTTGCCGCCGAACATGCCGGCGCCACCGTCCTTCCGCAAGGTCAACCCGGCCGACTCCCCGGTCTTCTACATCACCCTGCTGTCACCGACACTGCCGCTATCGCTGGTGAACGAATACGCGGAAACCCAGCTTGCGCAGCGTCTGTCGACGATCCCCGGTGTTGCCCAGGTACTGATATTCGGATCGCAGAAATTCGCCGTGCGCGTGCAGGCCAACCCCGACCAGCTCGCCAGCTGGGGAGTCGGCCTCGACGAACTGCAACAGGCGCTTGCCCAGAACAACGTCAACCAGCCGATCGGCCAGCTCGATGGCAGCCGCCAGACCTTTGCCATCAAGGATGGCGGACAGCTTTCCAGCGCCGCGGCCTACCGCCCACTGATCGTTGCCTGGCGAAATGGCGCGCCGGTGCGGCTCGAGGAAGTCGCTACTCCAATCGACAGCGTCGAGAACAACAAGATTGCCAGCTGGAACGTCGACAAGCGTGCCATCGTCCTGGCGATTCAGCGCCAGCCAGGCGCCAATACCATCGAGACGGTCGATGCCATCAAGCGTATCTTGCCATCGTTCCAGTCCAAGCTGCCGGCGGCGATCGAGATGAGAGTGCTTTTCGACCGCAGCGTCTCGATCCGTGACGCGATCGACGACGTCCAGTTCACCCTGATCCTGGCTGGCTTCCTGGTGATCCTGGTGATCCTGCTGTTCCTGAGAAACCTCTCGGCGACGCTGATTCCGGCGCTGGCGCTGCCGATTTCGGTGGTCGGGACCTTCGGGGCGATGGCGGTCCTCGGTTACAGCCTCGACAATCTCTCGCTGCTGGCGCTGACTCTGAGTGTCGGCTTCGTCGTCGATGATGCGATCGTGATGCTGGAGAATATCGTCCGCCACGTCGAACAAGGCGAAACACCGTTCGAGGCGGCGATCCAGGGTGCCCGCGAGATCGGCTTCACGATCCTTTCGATGACCCTCTCGCTGATTGCCGTGTTCATTCCGGTACTCTTCATGAGCGGCATCGTCGGTCGCCTGCTGCACGAATTCGCAGTCACCATCTGCGTCGCCATCCTGGTCTCCGGTTTCGTGTCGCTGACCCTGACCCCGATGCTCTGCAGCCGCTACATCCAACACGCCGAGCCTGATACGCATGGCCGTCTGTTCCAGATCTTCGAGCGTTTTTTTGTTGCCCTGCTCGCGGGCTACGAGCGGACCCTCAAGCTGGCGATGGCGCACCCACGCAGCGTGCTGGCGGTTTTCTTTGCCACCCTGCTGCTTACCGGCCATTTGTTCACCGTGGTGTCCAAGGACTTCCTGCCGAGCGGTGACTCGGGTCAGATCGTTGCCTTTACTGAAGGTGCCCAGGACGTGTCCTTCGCTTCTATGGTGAAACATCAACGCGCGCTCGCCGAAATCGTCGCGCAGGAACCCGACATCCGCTCGTTCATGTCCGCCGTGGGTGCCGGCGGCATTCGCCCGACGGCCAATACCGGCACCATTTTCATGATCCTCAAACCCCGATCGGAACGTCGCTCATCGCCAGACCAGATCATTCAGCGCCTGCGCCCCAAACTCGCCGAAGTGCCGGGAATCAAGGCGTACATGCAGAATCCGCCAGTCATCCGCATCGGCGGCCAGCTCACCGCCGCGCAGTATCAGTACACCCTGCAGGACACCGACCTCGGCGAGCTATACCAATGGACCGCCACCTTGACCGAACGTCTCCGCCAGTTGCCCGGATTCGTCGATGTCACCAACAACCTCAACCATCTCAGCCCGGTGCTGGCGCTGGACATCGACCGCGACAAGCTGGCGACGCTCGGTCTCAGTTATGGGCAGGTGGAAGATGCCTTGCAGAGCGCATTCAGCGCACGACAAGTGTCTACGATCTACGGCGCGACCAATCAGTACCAGGTGATACTCGAAGTCGCCCCAGAATACCAGGCCGATCCGGCAGCACTGTCACGCCTCTACGTGCGCAGCAGCAACGGCAAACTCATCCCGCTGGACACTGTGGCGCGCTTCAGTCGCAAGACGCAGGCGCTGACCGTCAACCATCAGGGGCAGTTACCGTCGGTCACTTTGTCGTTCAACCTGTTGCCAGGGGTATCGCTGGGCGAAGCGGTAGACCGGATCAAGGGGCTAGAACAGCAACTGCGCATCCCGGTCTCGCTA contains:
- a CDS encoding efflux RND transporter periplasmic adaptor subunit; translated protein: MLLLAVIAASLAGTGYWYQSIRQSTASTATRTASPVPVTVARATLGDIPILLEVVGRAEAYESVTLKARLDGQVLAADYSAGQHVRQGEVLVRLDPGDFESRWLLAQANLARSEAQLAKARADVQRYLALQGRGFVSEEKVNELRTGETAAAATVKADQAALELARRQLAYTSIRAPFAGVVGARLVFPGSAVKMNETVLAVVNRMRPLYVTFSIPEKHLPRVREAMARGDMPASVTIPGDREPRFAATVRFLDNTVDASTGTIQMKALLENRDEQLTPGQFLQVSLSLATLSNAVVVPTEAVQQGPDGNFLFVVRPDNTVEPRKIEVSASYHGLSAIGKGVASDDMVVIDGQLRLAPGSLVQVKPVQPAVTSTTAQTAATPVPATQPGGSAK
- a CDS encoding efflux RND transporter permease subunit is translated as MNLPELCIRRPVMTTLLMAAFLIFGLIGYRALPVAELPTVDFPTIAVTANLPGASPETMAAAVATPLEGQFSTIAGLDSMTSTSAQGSTSITLQFSLERNIDAAAQDVQSAISAALRKLPPNMPAPPSFRKVNPADSPVFYITLLSPTLPLSLVNEYAETQLAQRLSTIPGVAQVLIFGSQKFAVRVQANPDQLASWGVGLDELQQALAQNNVNQPIGQLDGSRQTFAIKDGGQLSSAAAYRPLIVAWRNGAPVRLEEVATPIDSVENNKIASWNVDKRAIVLAIQRQPGANTIETVDAIKRILPSFQSKLPAAIEMRVLFDRSVSIRDAIDDVQFTLILAGFLVILVILLFLRNLSATLIPALALPISVVGTFGAMAVLGYSLDNLSLLALTLSVGFVVDDAIVMLENIVRHVEQGETPFEAAIQGAREIGFTILSMTLSLIAVFIPVLFMSGIVGRLLHEFAVTICVAILVSGFVSLTLTPMLCSRYIQHAEPDTHGRLFQIFERFFVALLAGYERTLKLAMAHPRSVLAVFFATLLLTGHLFTVVSKDFLPSGDSGQIVAFTEGAQDVSFASMVKHQRALAEIVAQEPDIRSFMSAVGAGGIRPTANTGTIFMILKPRSERRSSPDQIIQRLRPKLAEVPGIKAYMQNPPVIRIGGQLTAAQYQYTLQDTDLGELYQWTATLTERLRQLPGFVDVTNNLNHLSPVLALDIDRDKLATLGLSYGQVEDALQSAFSARQVSTIYGATNQYQVILEVAPEYQADPAALSRLYVRSSNGKLIPLDTVARFSRKTQALTVNHQGQLPSVTLSFNLLPGVSLGEAVDRIKGLEQQLRIPVSLNTSLQGTAQAFQSSQQGLGILLLVAILVVYLVLGILYESFIHPLTILSGLPSAGLGALLTLLLFGVDLSLYAFVGVIMLIGIVKKNAIMMIDFALAQQRQAGMAARDAIFEACLIRFRPIMMTTMAALVGTLPIALGLGAGAEVRRPLGLAVVGGLLLSQFLTLYLTPVIYLYLDRFSREDAHAQTAA